From Fervidobacterium gondwanense DSM 13020, a single genomic window includes:
- the panD gene encoding aspartate 1-decarboxylase produces the protein MMEIMLKAKIHMATITEKEIEYEGSIGIDEELLELSGIKINEMVIVSDVNNGNRLTTYVIPEPRGSRKISLNGAAARLVEKGDRIIIMAFSIYDPNEYKGPKILILNPDNTVKEIR, from the coding sequence ATGATGGAAATTATGCTTAAAGCAAAGATTCATATGGCAACCATCACGGAAAAGGAAATTGAATATGAAGGAAGTATAGGTATCGATGAAGAACTATTAGAATTGAGTGGAATAAAGATAAACGAAATGGTAATAGTCTCGGATGTCAACAACGGAAATAGACTAACAACGTATGTGATACCGGAACCCCGTGGTTCAAGAAAGATTTCATTGAACGGCGCGGCTGCAAGACTTGTTGAAAAGGGAGACAGAATAATAATAATGGCATTTTCAATATACGATCCAAATGAATACAAAGGACCCAAGATTCTGATATTGAATCCAGACAATACTGTCAAAGAGATTAGGTGA
- a CDS encoding DUF342 domain-containing protein, translating to MNVVISVTPDKMEAYIKLSNILPGENVTLDKLTEEIRKAKITHNIDLGALRHLCEEPVEDTPVLFARGDLPKNGEDGRIIFEVLSQRSFTTSGNKVDFREFPVQKRIIVKSGQKIATIYPPTEGIPGRNVYGEPVPAKKGNEAKVVLGKNVALSEDGMHIIATNEGILKIDIEKGMIEVSEYLEIDGDVNYETGNVEFPGVVLVKGDVKPGFIVRAKGDVEVNGVAEASTVISLEGNVRVSGVKGKDKGLIKAKKDVHVKYAEAVTIEAENLYFESNLMNCTVRVTNSIIGTGPRANIIGGEYIALSKIEAEEIGSDFGVNTYLEVGVNPYIREELKLLNVQIETDKTSLQKLINIVKQYKEMKEKGVTIPPDKEEQFSKVTRTLINLREQLERNLKRKQELEEKLSVMRYQCSVVARKVLYPGVEVFMHDARYMTDRPLPKVVLKYEDGKIIAGGYGG from the coding sequence ATGAATGTAGTCATTTCCGTAACACCGGACAAGATGGAAGCTTACATAAAACTTTCGAATATACTTCCGGGAGAGAATGTCACTTTAGATAAATTAACGGAAGAAATAAGAAAAGCGAAAATAACACACAACATAGATTTGGGGGCTCTTCGGCACCTGTGTGAAGAGCCGGTTGAGGACACACCTGTGCTTTTTGCCCGCGGTGATTTACCAAAGAATGGAGAAGACGGAAGAATAATATTTGAAGTACTGAGTCAAAGATCTTTCACCACTTCCGGAAACAAAGTTGATTTCAGAGAGTTTCCAGTGCAGAAAAGAATAATCGTCAAAAGTGGTCAGAAAATTGCAACCATTTATCCACCAACAGAAGGCATCCCGGGTCGAAATGTCTACGGAGAACCCGTTCCGGCTAAGAAAGGCAACGAAGCAAAAGTAGTACTTGGAAAGAACGTTGCACTTAGCGAAGATGGAATGCACATAATTGCAACAAACGAAGGAATATTAAAAATAGATATTGAAAAGGGAATGATTGAAGTAAGTGAATACTTAGAAATAGATGGAGACGTTAACTATGAAACTGGAAACGTCGAATTCCCCGGTGTAGTTTTAGTGAAAGGCGATGTAAAACCAGGCTTTATAGTTCGCGCAAAAGGGGACGTTGAAGTCAATGGTGTTGCAGAGGCTTCAACAGTAATCTCGTTAGAAGGAAATGTAAGAGTTTCTGGTGTAAAAGGTAAGGATAAAGGATTGATAAAGGCAAAAAAGGATGTGCATGTAAAGTACGCCGAAGCGGTAACAATAGAAGCCGAGAATCTCTACTTCGAATCCAATCTGATGAACTGCACTGTAAGGGTCACGAATTCTATAATCGGGACAGGACCTCGTGCGAATATCATCGGTGGCGAATACATCGCGCTATCAAAAATAGAAGCCGAAGAAATAGGTTCAGACTTTGGCGTTAATACATATCTGGAAGTTGGTGTAAACCCTTACATTCGCGAAGAACTGAAATTACTAAATGTCCAAATAGAAACAGATAAGACAAGCTTACAAAAGTTAATCAATATCGTAAAGCAATACAAGGAAATGAAAGAAAAAGGAGTGACTATACCTCCGGATAAAGAAGAACAGTTCTCTAAAGTAACAAGAACACTCATTAACCTTCGGGAACAACTCGAGAGAAATTTAAAAAGAAAGCAAGAACTTGAAGAGAAACTGTCCGTTATGCGTTATCAATGCTCAGTCGTAGCAAGAAAAGTATTATATCCTGGTGTTGAAGTCTTTATGCATGATGCAAGGTACATGACGGACAGACCATTGCCAAAGGTAGTTCTTAAATACGAAGACGGAAAGATAATTGCCGGAGGATATGGGGGGTAA
- a CDS encoding type I phosphomannose isomerase catalytic subunit, producing MQFKIIPHFRSMIWGNSDINVIFELENEMPIGEIWLLSGHPLYETKLENGISLNEFGRSIYDSKYERFPILIKLVSTKQWLSVQVHPDNDYANSFEKEPWGKSEAWYFLTDGEFAICEDVDKMKEYINNGKMDKLNEVMTFVKVRKGTFVNIPAGTVHALGPNSTVIEVQQSSDLTYRIYDWGRPRETHIEKAIQVSKSIKISDILSENTAGLQTPYFTFSTTLPEKDSLIVEIPTEITKDFCAKIILKETVDNQSDKIYVYNFL from the coding sequence ATGCAGTTCAAGATTATACCTCATTTTCGCTCAATGATCTGGGGTAACAGTGATATAAACGTTATCTTCGAGCTTGAAAATGAAATGCCAATAGGTGAAATTTGGCTTCTTTCAGGACACCCATTATATGAAACAAAGCTTGAGAATGGGATTTCCTTAAACGAATTTGGGCGTTCAATATACGACAGTAAATATGAGAGATTCCCAATACTGATAAAACTCGTATCAACAAAGCAGTGGCTAAGTGTGCAAGTTCATCCAGACAACGATTACGCAAACTCTTTCGAGAAAGAACCTTGGGGAAAAAGCGAAGCCTGGTATTTTCTTACAGACGGTGAATTTGCAATTTGCGAAGATGTTGACAAGATGAAAGAGTACATAAATAATGGCAAAATGGATAAATTAAACGAAGTTATGACTTTTGTAAAGGTTAGGAAAGGTACGTTTGTAAACATACCAGCCGGGACTGTACATGCTCTGGGTCCGAACAGCACAGTCATAGAAGTCCAGCAGTCGTCAGACCTTACATACCGCATATACGACTGGGGAAGGCCAAGGGAGACCCATATTGAAAAAGCGATTCAAGTAAGCAAAAGTATCAAAATATCCGATATACTCTCTGAAAATACAGCCGGATTACAAACACCATACTTTACTTTCTCAACAACACTACCAGAAAAAGACAGCCTCATAGTCGAAATACCAACAGAAATTACTAAAGATTTCTGTGCGAAAATAATCCTAAAAGAAACGGTTGACAACCAGAGCGATAAGATATATGTATACAATTTCTTATAG
- the acpP gene encoding acyl carrier protein encodes MNREELFKKVAEIISEKLNVPIEDIDEDSHLIEDLGADSLDAFDLVMVFEDEFGIKLEDEEIEKLVTVKNILDLLEEKISD; translated from the coding sequence GTGAATAGAGAAGAGCTCTTTAAAAAAGTAGCGGAAATCATTTCTGAGAAGCTGAACGTACCTATCGAAGACATTGACGAAGATAGCCATTTGATTGAAGATTTGGGAGCAGATTCACTCGATGCATTCGATCTTGTTATGGTTTTTGAAGACGAGTTTGGTATAAAGCTCGAAGACGAAGAAATCGAGAAACTTGTGACAGTTAAAAATATTCTCGATTTGCTTGAAGAAAAAATCAGCGATTAA
- a CDS encoding M3 family oligoendopeptidase: protein MNWNLKEIFQDDTAATENAKLRLNEIKKYVEEFENEQELGRLVELIKKIEDSTDNFAKSSQYAWMRYSTDTESSESQKLIGSIQQLEAELSESLVKMEVKLAALDDASIEKMIDLDKNYEHKLRRIVERRKHLLSKEAEQTLALMSVSGRGAISKIHSRLESAYTFDIEIDGKLKTLTVEEIKALRRSTDSHLRKRAMKMFFERFQNDSMVITEVYNLIVKNYDTESKIRRFPKPISMMNFENEVSDEVVDKLIEVTDQYTNLVRRYYDWKSKIMGEKLTLADIYAPISAERRIFTFDEAKDVILESYYAFNQSAGDIVKGFFDTSRIDLLPKKGKVGGAYCIYSTTKLPPYVLTNFNGDMYDVMTLAHELGHGLHGTLSRKQTFFNHDTPLTLAELASVFGEFLVFDNLKNKLSKKEKMALLASKIEDTIATTFRQNMFTKFELRAHKKISTDGYADWNELNEIYHDELKNIFGDVVEIPEWYKNEWAMVSHFFETPFYVYAYNFAHCLVITLYQKYLEEGRTFAEKYLKLLESGGKYTPEELLASVGIDVKEEGFWERAFRFIEHLVDELEEAARD from the coding sequence TTGAACTGGAATCTGAAAGAGATTTTTCAAGACGATACAGCTGCTACTGAAAATGCAAAACTGCGCTTGAACGAAATAAAAAAATACGTTGAGGAATTTGAAAATGAACAGGAATTAGGAAGATTAGTTGAATTGATTAAAAAGATAGAAGATTCAACCGATAATTTTGCAAAATCCTCTCAGTATGCGTGGATGAGGTACTCTACGGATACTGAGAGTTCAGAAAGCCAGAAGCTCATCGGAAGTATTCAACAACTCGAAGCTGAACTTTCAGAAAGCCTCGTAAAGATGGAAGTTAAGCTTGCTGCTCTTGATGATGCATCCATTGAAAAAATGATAGATCTGGATAAAAACTATGAGCACAAGCTTAGAAGAATTGTGGAAAGAAGAAAGCACCTCTTATCTAAAGAAGCTGAGCAAACATTAGCTTTGATGTCTGTTTCCGGAAGAGGTGCAATTTCCAAGATTCATAGTAGATTAGAGAGTGCGTACACTTTTGATATAGAAATTGATGGTAAGCTTAAAACGTTAACGGTCGAAGAAATTAAAGCACTACGCAGGTCGACGGATAGCCATCTCAGGAAAAGAGCAATGAAGATGTTCTTTGAAAGGTTCCAAAACGATTCAATGGTGATAACCGAAGTTTATAACCTGATAGTCAAAAACTACGACACAGAGAGCAAAATTCGACGCTTTCCAAAGCCGATATCGATGATGAATTTTGAAAATGAAGTGAGCGACGAAGTTGTAGATAAATTAATAGAAGTTACTGACCAATACACAAATCTGGTGCGCAGGTATTATGATTGGAAATCGAAAATAATGGGCGAAAAATTGACACTTGCAGACATATACGCGCCGATAAGTGCTGAGAGGAGAATATTTACTTTCGATGAAGCTAAGGACGTTATCTTGGAATCGTATTATGCGTTTAACCAATCAGCTGGTGATATTGTAAAAGGATTTTTCGATACTTCGCGCATTGATTTGCTACCTAAGAAGGGAAAGGTTGGAGGTGCTTACTGTATATATTCAACGACAAAACTACCTCCGTACGTTCTCACGAACTTTAACGGTGACATGTACGATGTTATGACTTTGGCGCATGAGCTTGGACATGGATTGCATGGCACTCTTTCAAGAAAACAGACGTTTTTCAACCACGACACGCCACTGACGTTAGCAGAACTCGCTTCCGTTTTTGGAGAGTTCTTAGTCTTTGATAATCTCAAAAACAAGCTTTCAAAAAAAGAAAAAATGGCTCTGCTTGCTTCGAAAATCGAAGATACAATCGCGACAACATTTAGGCAGAATATGTTTACTAAGTTTGAATTGAGAGCCCACAAGAAGATTAGTACAGATGGGTACGCCGATTGGAATGAGTTGAATGAGATATACCACGATGAATTGAAGAATATATTTGGAGATGTTGTCGAAATTCCTGAGTGGTACAAAAACGAATGGGCGATGGTTTCTCACTTTTTTGAGACACCATTCTACGTCTATGCATACAATTTTGCGCACTGTCTTGTGATTACGCTTTATCAGAAGTACTTGGAAGAAGGAAGAACATTTGCCGAGAAATATTTAAAATTGCTTGAAAGCGGAGGCAAGTATACACCGGAAGAATTGTTAGCCAGTGTTGGAATTGATGTCAAGGAAGAAGGATTCTGGGAAAGGGCATTTAGGTTCATTGAGCACCTTGTAGATGAGTTAGAAGAAGCAGCTCGGGATTAA